In Blattabacterium cuenoti, a single window of DNA contains:
- a CDS encoding YggS family pyridoxal phosphate-dependent enzyme has translation MNNNNNNNNIKYSFYSIKQSITNNIQIVAVSKNRSIDCINTLYKIGHRDFGENYVQEMVLKYNQLPKNIRWHMIGKIQTNKLKYISPFIYMIHSVYTLKQLHIINNEAKKHNRIIKCLLQVKICNDKTKSGILNDTEIYHILDYHNNKKMKYVKIIGLMGMSSHYGTDDQIQNEFNFLKKIYKKCKYKYNHSVLSMGMSRDYIIAIKCGSNMIRLGTSIFDK, from the coding sequence ATGAATAATAATAATAATAATAATAATATAAAATATTCTTTTTATTCTATCAAACAGTCTATTACAAATAACATACAAATTGTAGCAGTCTCTAAAAATAGATCAATTGATTGTATAAATACTTTATATAAAATAGGACATAGAGATTTTGGAGAAAATTATGTTCAAGAAATGGTTTTAAAATATAATCAATTACCAAAAAATATACGTTGGCATATGATTGGTAAAATACAAACTAATAAATTAAAGTATATTAGTCCTTTTATTTATATGATTCATAGTGTTTATACACTTAAACAATTACATATTATTAATAATGAGGCTAAAAAACATAATAGAATAATAAAATGTTTATTACAAGTTAAAATATGTAATGATAAAACTAAATCAGGAATTTTAAATGATACAGAAATTTATCATATATTAGACTATCATAATAATAAAAAAATGAAATATGTAAAAATAATCGGATTAATGGGTATGTCAAGTCATTATGGAACCGATGATCAAATACAAAATGAATTTAATTTTTTAAAAAAAATATATAAAAAATGTAAATATAAATATAATCATTCAGTGCTTTCTATGGGAATGAGTAGAGATTATATAATAGCTATTAAGTGTGGGAGTAATATGATTAGATTAGGAACATCTATATTTGATAAATAA